Sequence from the Xenorhabdus nematophila ATCC 19061 genome:
CCACACCAAGTCACCTGAGATCTGGGCCGGATAAGCAAAGAACAGGAAAGCGCGGCCAGCCAGTGCCGGGTTCAGGAAGTTACGGCCAGTACCACCGAAGATTTCCTTCGCAACCACAACACCAAAAGTAATCCCTATAGCTGCCTGCCATAATGGCAGGGTGGGCGGTACAATCAACGCAAACAGGATGGAACTGACAAAGAAGCCTTCGTTGATTTCATGTTTGCGGATAATGGCAAACAAAACTTCCCAGAAACCCCCAACGACAAAAACGACTGCATAGATTGGCAGGAAGTAAGTCGCTCCCAGCAACATTTTACTGCCCCATCCGGCATCTGGTGTCAATGATGCACCAAGAAACTGAGCCAGCACATAATGCCAGTCAGAAGCCAGAACCTGCTGTAACGCATCGCTGCTGTATAAATGAGTCAGTGCCGGGATGGCCTGATTACCCACGTTATACATGCCCCAGAACATTGCCGGAAAAACAGACATCCATACCAGGATCATCATACGTTTAAGATCGATGGCATCACGGACGTGGGCACGTCCTTTTGTCACGATACCCGGCGTGTAGAAAACGGTGCTCACTGCCTCATAGAGAGGATAATATTTTTCCAGTTTGCCACCGGCCTCAAAGTGGTGTTCTACTTTTTCAAATAAATTTTTCAGGCCCATGAATTACCCTTCCAGCTCAATCTTAGTCAGCACGTCACGCAACACCGGACCGTACTCATATTTGCCGGGGCAAACATAGGTACACAATGCCAAATCTTCCTCATCCAGCTCCAGACAACCCAATGCCTGAGAACCATCTGTATCGCCTGCAAGCAAATCACGCAACAGGTGGGTCGCCATAATATCCAGTGGCATCACACGCTCATAATTGCCAATTGGCACCATGGAACGCTCACCACCATTTGTTGTGGTTGAGAAAGCGAAACGTTTCTTTTTCAGGAAGTGACCAATGGTGGTGCGGGTAATGG
This genomic interval carries:
- a CDS encoding NADH:ubiquinone reductase (Na(+)-transporting) subunit B, which codes for MGLKNLFEKVEHHFEAGGKLEKYYPLYEAVSTVFYTPGIVTKGRAHVRDAIDLKRMMILVWMSVFPAMFWGMYNVGNQAIPALTHLYSSDALQQVLASDWHYVLAQFLGASLTPDAGWGSKMLLGATYFLPIYAVVFVVGGFWEVLFAIIRKHEINEGFFVSSILFALIVPPTLPLWQAAIGITFGVVVAKEIFGGTGRNFLNPALAGRAFLFFAYPAQISGDLVWTAADGFSGATPLSQWATAGSHGLVNTITGQPVTWMDAFIGNIPGSIGEVSTLMIFIGGAIILFARIASWRIVAGVMLGMIATSYLFNAIGSSTNPMFAMEWYWHMVLGGFAFGMIFMATDPVSAAFTDKGKWAYGILIGVMCVLIRVINPAYPEGMMLAILFANLFAPLFDYLVVQANIKRRKARG